TTGTTGGAATCCCAAAATCTGTGGAGGTAATTATTCTGAAAATTATGATTTACGTAGTGTATGTATATTTTGTGTTATATATGTTGGTCTTATTGGGTGTTGAATTGTTGGATCTTGATTATTCCACTGATctgtaggcctggaacacaaGGACAGGGATGAAATTAAGTCTTCGAGGACCTTCTGGGCTTGTTTGTTCCATGACTATCAAGGATGAGATGCTGTTTGCTGGCACGGCGGACGGTCGCATCATGGCTTGGAAGTTTCCTGCTGAGGAGAATGACTCGGAACCGGTGTCAATCCTCATTGGCCACGAGCGTCATGTGATTTCACTTTCTGCCTCAGCAACAAGGCTTTACTCTGGCTCACTTGACAAGACCATCAAAGTATGAAAATGCTGCAAGACTTCTATTTTTTCTGTCAACTACTAAATATTATGTTTATATCTGATGTATTCTTGATGTTTATCAGGTATGGGACCTTAAAACTCTGCAGTGCATTGAGACACTCTCCGAGCATAAATCTGCTGTTACTTCTGTCCTCTGTTGGGATCAAAATTTACTATCTTGCTCTCTGGATAAGACCGTAAAGGTCTGGGCCGCTACAGAGTCTGGAAACCATCGAGTGATATATACCCATGCTGAGGAGCATGTAAGTTCTGCATTCTTCCTTTATTATGTGTAAAATTGTTTATGGAATTGAACTTTCTACATACAGCTCATTGTTTGttactttgttttcttgtatttcatttaaattttgctCGATCGTTGCTTCGTTGAGCCGCACCTGTCTGTTCTCAAGTGACGTCACAAAATCCATAGCCAAATTTTTTGTAAAAGAATCAAATCGAAGATCTTTTCTCAGAGTAATGCGCCCAATTCAGAGTAATGCGTAGGGATGTAAATGGCTGCCACTTATTGTCCATTTGCTGCCGTTTATGTCTGGGACTGTAGAAACGAGCTGACAAGGGCAATTGGAACAGCTTAGGGAATGCAATATATGGGCTTGGCGGGCAGTATACGGTGCTGTTTTACATCCCTGTTTGTGCGTTTAATTCCTTCAGCATGCACGTGGATGGAACTTTCCACAAGTCTATTGGAACTGGCTCTCTATCCATGGAACCTTGTTACTTTGGTCATCTTACGTTCCTGTCAGTTCATGAAAACCTTCATTGCTGGAAGTTGGAACTCTGTCTGCATTCGTCGAGCAATATAGTTCGCAGACATACATGGACTTGCATAAGGCATGTTGGAACGGAGCTGGAGCCTGTATTATATTTGTTCTTGGTCTTGCTGAGAGTTTTTCTTGTGCATAAAGGGTTAAGCCAGATAGAAGCTCTCTTGCTTTGGAACTTTTAGATGGTCGCCAGTCTGCCTAGAGTTAGGATTGTGAGAGTACGTACCCGTGTATCATAGAACTGTGAAGGCAACTGATAGAAATGTGTAGGCACGATTGAATGTTTGACAAATCTGTGCACAGTAAGAACCGATCACAATGCAATAGTACTAGATGTTGTTCTCGATATGTTTGTCCTGTATTCAGTAGGAACCGATCACAATGCAAGATTACTGGATATTGTTCTCGATGTTTCTGTCCAGTATTCTGACAATCTGATAAGCACTCCTCACATGTCAAGTTTTTGGTACTTCCAAGTCATGAACGTACCACTGTTATAGTAAACTTATAAGCTCTGTCCAGCCCCTTCCGCTTCCGCGATATAATAGTGCTTGGGTAATTGTTTGTTGATGAACTTCTTCCAACAGTCAACAGTCTTCAATTGAATTTTCTTTCGTGTGTCGCTGAACCTGGCATCGACCTGCCTTCTGTTGCAGGGATTGCGTACTCTCTTCGGCATGCACCGTGTAGGAAGCACACCAGTTCTGTTCTGTTCCCTCCACAACAGCAACCGCATCCGCCTGTTCGACCTGCCATCGTAAGTGCCACTGGACAaggaagataaaaaaaagctTAGTTACATCGCGCCACCGCCTTACTGACAAGATGCCTTTGATTTTTCAGTTTTGGCGAGATGGGCGAGCTTTCCTCCCAGAAAGAAGTGAAGGCCATTGAGCTGGCGGTCGTGGCCGGCGGGCTGCTCTTCACTGGAgatggcgccggcgagctGAAGGTGTGGAGGTGGGAGCCCGCCACTCCGGCGCTAGCACAAACACCAGCGCAACAGCATTGCGCGTCGCCGGAGAACAGCGACTGATGTCATGCGTGAATTCCATGTCTGTATATACTGTAAATTAATTACTTGTGGCAGCTCCGAAATGCCGATGTAAACAATTCGCCCGACGTAATCACGGGCCGTGTTCCCGTGCTGCGGGCCATAACTGCCGCCGCCCACTTGAGTTGCGTGCCATCTTGCCGTTGCCAAAGCATATGGCGTCCAATAAGCGACTCCTCCATTAATCTACGCAGGTGCTTACGTCAGATTGGCATTGCCAGTGCCGTCAAGTAGATTACGTCACGAAGCGTCTAGCTTCCGAACGGCACAAAGCATGCTCGCCTCGAAACATCGCTGCCCAAGTCCCATTGACCTTTCCGTAAAAATCTAAAGTAAACTCTACGTCTCAACATAATACGCTCGTGCAATAGGATGGCTCTAGCCTGGGCTTGCGTATGTGTGATGGTAACTACGCCAATAATCTGCGACCGCCTTTTATTCAGGTCAACCATTGCGCTTAGCTTTGCTTCTGAATTTCTCTTTAGAACGTGGTTTGTGAGCGGGGCTAGTGCATGCATTTGGTAAGTGCAGAGAAAATAAGCAAAAGTTCAGCCGAGTTCCAGAGAACCTGAGCATCTCCTCCAAATGCTCCGGTGCTCCACTACGGACAATCTCGGTATATGGCCATTCATTCGTTCATGCGAGTGATGCCCACATTAGCAATGATAGTAACGTTTCGCTAATTCTCTGCCGACGGAGTTAATTCGATCTCATCAGTCGAGTTAGTTGTGCAGCATCGATTAAATTGGGAGAGTGCAGTCCCAAGTTACATGCAATTTTAGAAGAAGCTGTTGACGTACTGACCTAGCTATCTTCTAATTTTGTCAAATGGTTGTTAAATCGATCATGTAACGACCCTTCATTTTAAAGAGATGACAGTGCAAGTTTCAGAAGCACGTGTCTCTTTCGGTGACCAAACTAGAAGCAAAAGATAGTTAATTATGTATCTACAGGTTAATGAAACGAAACGTCTGTTACAGATGACGGTGTACGACTTTGTGTACGACTTTTTACAAATGAAGGAACATGACGACGTGCGATTTCCTCTCAACAAATTATTCTTTCCATCACCATGACCTTTATTTTTGTTCGGAATATACACATGCAGGTGGAGGTTTTCGCACACTTTTGTTTCTACCGGTACAAATTAGCTAACCTAATTGGAGTAACAGCTACTCATAATTAACAAATTAAGCTCTAGTTGAAGATGTCTTGGCCGGGGCAGAGCAGCTTCTTGGGGTCGTACTTGTCCTTCCTCTGGACGAAGCGATCCCACTTGTCACCGAAGTGCCTGGCCCAGTCGCCCCGTGTGGTGTAGTGCGCCAGGTACTCCTTGTACCCGATCCCGGCCATGTCGCAGAACTGCAGTATCTTCTGGTTCTGCGCCTGCAGCTTCTTGAGGTCGTTTGCCACCGACGAGAACAGCAGCGACACCGCGTAGAacacctcctccgccggcgtcACCGCCGACATCCCCtcgtcccacctgtcagtcaAACACGCCATCACGTTAATCCCCGTGCAAAAGCTTCAATTGATCATGCATTGCTGATCGATCGAAGTGAGTGTGTGTGCGTGCTTAATTACTTGGATTTGTTGAGCGGGTAGATGACGAGTGGGCCGGCGATGTCGGTGCCCTGGAGGATGCCCTTGAAGACGGCGCGGTCGAAGTCGGCGATCCGGGAGCTTGGGACCAGCACGTTGAGCCAGGGGTGCGGGACCCGCCACAGCCCCAGCTTCTCCAGCGCCACTTCCTCCTCGTACACCCGGTCCAGGAACGCCTCGTACGCCACGTCCCGCGCGAACGCGAACCCCGTCTCGTGCCGAAGCTCCCCCACCACCGCCTCAAACTCCTGGTCCACGGCGGTGGCGTTGACGTAGTTGAGGGTCAGCTCGATGGCGtagagggaggaggcgttccggagggcggcgagcgcgacgaTCCGGGACACGTCGGCGTCGGAGTAGAAGCCGCCGGCGTTCTTGAGCCCTGAGGCGAGGCTCTGGTTCACGTACGCCGCGCCCTCGAGGTAGCTCACGGCCCCGAACGCCGAatccgcggcgccggcgatcaccCGCTCCTGGTCGGCGGAGAAGGTGGCGAAGTCGGTGTAGACGAGCCGGACCCAGCGGGCCCGGGCCGGGGCTGGCTCGAGCGGGATCCGGGCCCGGACGATGACGCCGAACTGGCCCAGCCCGCCCAGCGCCGCGTCGAACAGGTCCGCGTTCTCGGACTTGGAGCACGTCACCGTCTCGCCGTTGCCTGCGATGCATGCAAACGTTAAGTTGCAATTATAATTAACAACCGGGTCAGCGCAGGTAGATCGAGACTAGTTTAATTGGACGCCGGGGCGGGGAAATGTCAAAAGTCAATGCACGTATTGTTGCATGCGCGCCGCCCGGCAAAACCAAATGAATAGACGTCGAAGGAAAATTTCTATACGACCGCCCAATGGACCTGGCTAGCCCCTGCATGCCCTCTTGATCTTTCCGGTCCAATCTCAGCGAGTCTAACTTCCGTCTCTCGTGCCCACTCTATGAGATGGTTTCCTGGGTCTACTAGGGCCAATGGGTAGCAtaggatttatttatttttccggACGACGGCGGCCGTCGTAACGATTGTTAATATAATTGTGGTTATTTGCTTTGTTAAACCGGCGGATAATTAGTTATGCTACTACTAAGTGCTCAGTTTTTGTACAGTACTAGTTTTACTAAATAtatgagacacttattatgtattggagggagtagtgtaGAGTAGCAatactatcttttttttactgaagATCACTGTAATAAGCTTGGTCGCCAGTTTTACGTTATAATACGACTACTGTGGCGAGCAATTTCTCTACGGGCTCTGTTATCTACCAAGCTCAATAATCCCAATATCAATCAAATTTCATTGAATATCGATTTCGTATTAACCAAATTTTATTGCTACAATGTTAATAAAATTTATTACAATATCAATATTACATCATTAATATTTTCACTCATATTTTTAACTATTCTATTTTTTGAAGGGGCCATATTAATTAAATATCAATGCAATTAATGCCGATATTCTTTTCCTATGTCATTCGAAATGTAAAATCCATGTCGCGTGTCAGTTCTTTTTCCTTAATTTTCCGGTTAAATATGGTCATGTGGAACACCAAGGTCGTCTCCGACGTGCCGCTATGTACGATATCTCTACAAAGAAAGGTGCGTATATGCGTCCCCGGACGGGATTAACCGGAGAGTTGCGAGTTGCACCTGAACAAGGTAGCGACAGATCGAGACAATGCAGTGCGGTGTACGTAATTATAACTTGCAACAAGACGAAGAACGCGGCGCGTTGCTAGCTTGCGCTCGCATGCCAGCTGCTGCGTCCGGCCCGCGTGAGCGATGGAAaacgttaaaaaaaaaaccgtaaAACGCACCGGTGATGACGTCGAGCTCGAGGACGTTGGAGATCTGCGGGCCGTGGCGGAACGCCTGGCCGCTGATGCCGGCGTTGGAGAGCGTGCCGCCCACGGTGAGCCGCAGGTAGTCCGTCCACGACCGCGGCGCGACGCCCTGCCTGAGCGCCGCCCGCAGCACGTCGATCCactgctgctcgccgccggcgtccacgTACCCGCCGTCCGCGGACACGTTGATGCGCGCTCCGGACaagcccaggcccaggcccagggaCGGC
The Brachypodium distachyon strain Bd21 chromosome 2, Brachypodium_distachyon_v3.0, whole genome shotgun sequence genome window above contains:
- the LOC100833053 gene encoding zinc finger CCCH domain-containing protein 17, which codes for MPISSSLSARLGAGGAVPSPAPAPTRWSPYARPSESRRGGGGGGCTKVCRPPLRLEPATARLLGAAQKAAASRSSCGKEATASDVAAPTLRRRGEQKSNPKPAETNEVLPVEESRGTGGFSFLCTLAGHTETISGISMPMGSDKLYSGSADGSVRVWDSNSGKCVDVIKMGGKIGCMITHDTWVFVGIPKSVEAWNTRTGMKLSLRGPSGLVCSMTIKDEMLFAGTADGRIMAWKFPAEENDSEPVSILIGHERHVISLSASATRLYSGSLDKTIKVWDLKTLQCIETLSEHKSAVTSVLCWDQNLLSCSLDKTVKVWAATESGNHRVIYTHAEEHGLRTLFGMHRVGSTPVLFCSLHNSNRIRLFDLPSFGEMGELSSQKEVKAIELAVVAGGLLFTGDGAGELKVWRWEPATPALAQTPAQQHCASPENSD
- the LOC100833368 gene encoding cytokinin dehydrogenase 1, yielding MAAAYVLALAALLALASSSSQQYANAQASLLHGDDALAALAAAGKLRTDATATAAASTDFGNITSALPAAVLFPSSPADIAALLRAAAGKVSFRGRGHSVMGQALAPGGVVVDMPSLGLGLGLSGARINVSADGGYVDAGGEQQWIDVLRAALRQGVAPRSWTDYLRLTVGGTLSNAGISGQAFRHGPQISNVLELDVITGNGETVTCSKSENADLFDAALGGLGQFGVIVRARIPLEPAPARARWVRLVYTDFATFSADQERVIAGAADSAFGAVSYLEGAAYVNQSLASGLKNAGGFYSDADVSRIVALAALRNASSLYAIELTLNYVNATAVDQEFEAVVGELRHETGFAFARDVAYEAFLDRVYEEEVALEKLGLWRVPHPWLNVLVPSSRIADFDRAVFKGILQGTDIAGPLVIYPLNKSKWDEGMSAVTPAEEVFYAVSLLFSSVANDLKKLQAQNQKILQFCDMAGIGYKEYLAHYTTRGDWARHFGDKWDRFVQRKDKYDPKKLLCPGQDIFN